In one Methylocaldum szegediense genomic region, the following are encoded:
- a CDS encoding DsbC family protein, which yields MKKYWGIAILGMTALFFEPVQADSKAIEQALKEVLPGVKPDSITPSPMSGLYEVVVGPKLFYVSEDGRYLFQGAMIDIKAREDLTESKLAGARVSSLKKVGLDNMIVFKPKTSKHSLYVFTDIDCGYCRKLHSEIDQYLSEGIEIRYLFFPRAGEGSESYKKAVSVWCADDRNTALTKAKRGEAVENRQCDNPVDQHLTLGTQMGATGTPMLVTEKGNILPGYVPAGQLAKILAQESE from the coding sequence ATGAAGAAATATTGGGGCATCGCAATATTGGGCATGACGGCCTTATTTTTTGAGCCGGTCCAGGCCGATAGCAAAGCCATCGAGCAGGCATTAAAGGAAGTGCTTCCGGGAGTCAAGCCGGATTCAATTACGCCGTCGCCGATGTCGGGCCTCTACGAGGTTGTCGTCGGACCGAAGCTGTTTTATGTTTCTGAGGATGGCCGGTATTTGTTTCAGGGAGCGATGATCGATATTAAAGCGCGTGAGGATTTGACGGAGAGCAAACTAGCCGGCGCTCGCGTCAGTTCCTTGAAGAAAGTCGGTTTGGACAACATGATCGTGTTCAAGCCCAAGACTTCGAAACACTCGCTGTATGTATTTACGGACATCGATTGCGGGTACTGCCGCAAGCTGCATTCCGAGATCGACCAATACCTGTCGGAAGGCATTGAGATCCGTTATCTCTTCTTTCCGCGCGCCGGCGAAGGATCGGAGTCGTATAAAAAAGCGGTATCGGTATGGTGTGCGGACGATCGCAATACAGCTTTGACGAAGGCCAAGCGAGGTGAGGCGGTCGAAAACCGGCAGTGCGATAATCCCGTAGACCAGCACCTCACGTTGGGAACCCAAATGGGCGCGACGGGAACGCCCATGCTCGTCACCGAAAAGGGCAACATACTGCCGGGATATGTACCTGCCGGCCAATTGGCCAAGATTCTCGCTCAAGAGAGCGAGTAA